A genomic window from Caldicellulosiruptor kronotskyensis 2002 includes:
- a CDS encoding DNA internalization-related competence protein ComEC/Rec2: MTRKALFVASFMIIGIVLGRNIKEIEVLVFCFLLILGALCATYYFLPQYFKKEKFMFILCFLFLTIQLFRTHYIFYIHEPQKNLDGKYVSIVGSVCSFPETSEKKTSFYLKTKLNSKAVAIRVTTESKKSIFYGDTVKVSGKLKIPKGKTSKFGFDYREYLKGKGAIYTLYSKDIEVIYQGKNVLSLLNRFSTQLNNLIDSSFENDISSLLKGLILGNKSTIPDDVYKDFQRSGLAHLLAVSGGNVGVLCAFVEILFRRILKIYGKGVNFLIIGVIVIFAIVTGMSASVVRASIMAIIFYAGRIIYRNPDTLNSLAVSSVLMLLVNPLFLFDIGFQLSFLSVLSIILFYKGIYEYFAKLKIPRGISSLIAVSISAQILILPLMAYYFSEISVISFLTNIVAVPVAGAVVPAGLLYCLFLVFNANILLLKVLLEVSVKALMYLSKLSHVGFSHVKVILWDEKLIFCYYLVVASLIFRKFINRQLKYVIYLSICGLLVAFILQTLINYNRLTINVIDVGQGDSSLITYKEFSMLIDTGPEYEDFSSLKRIVLPYILKRGVAKLDVLVLTHKHSDHIGDFEYLLDEMKVDRIVTSKEVYFENAQKFKGQKVVLVDSLKVYRYKDLKAYFIPPVEEDENSSVVVKLTLGNFSMLFTGDASYESEKEYVKKYNLQTKVLKVGHHGSSTATSEEFLENVKPTFAVISVGKDNIFGHPSNEVLQRLKDRNIKVYRTDLNGTIDIIVDKNKMMVNPYIVR, from the coding sequence ATGACAAGAAAGGCGTTATTTGTTGCCAGTTTTATGATTATAGGGATTGTTCTTGGCAGGAATATAAAAGAAATTGAGGTACTTGTATTTTGCTTTTTGCTAATTTTAGGAGCGTTGTGTGCTACCTACTATTTTCTTCCTCAGTACTTTAAAAAGGAAAAGTTTATGTTTATTTTATGTTTTCTTTTTCTTACGATTCAGCTTTTCAGGACACACTACATTTTCTATATCCACGAACCACAAAAAAATCTGGATGGGAAATATGTTTCTATTGTTGGTAGTGTATGCTCATTTCCCGAGACGAGTGAAAAAAAGACTTCCTTTTACCTTAAAACAAAGCTAAATTCAAAGGCTGTTGCTATTAGAGTCACAACAGAGTCTAAAAAAAGTATTTTTTATGGAGATACTGTAAAAGTTTCTGGAAAACTTAAAATTCCAAAGGGAAAGACAAGTAAATTCGGTTTTGATTACAGAGAATATTTGAAAGGCAAAGGTGCTATTTATACACTTTACTCAAAAGACATAGAGGTTATCTATCAAGGCAAAAATGTTCTCAGTCTTCTCAATAGATTTTCTACACAGTTAAATAACCTCATAGATAGCTCTTTTGAAAATGATATATCTTCGCTTTTAAAAGGTTTGATTCTTGGCAACAAATCCACAATTCCAGATGATGTGTACAAAGACTTTCAGCGAAGCGGACTTGCTCACCTTCTTGCAGTCTCTGGTGGAAATGTAGGGGTGCTTTGCGCTTTTGTTGAGATTTTGTTCAGAAGAATATTAAAGATATATGGTAAAGGAGTAAACTTTTTAATAATAGGTGTCATAGTTATTTTTGCTATTGTCACAGGGATGTCGGCATCGGTTGTTAGGGCTTCGATTATGGCGATAATCTTCTATGCTGGAAGGATTATTTACAGAAATCCTGATACGCTCAACAGCTTGGCAGTATCAAGCGTTTTGATGCTGCTTGTAAATCCGCTTTTTCTTTTTGACATTGGGTTCCAGCTGTCTTTTTTGAGTGTTCTTTCAATAATTCTGTTTTATAAAGGGATATATGAATATTTTGCAAAGTTAAAGATACCAAGAGGTATATCTTCACTTATTGCAGTTTCAATTTCTGCTCAGATTTTAATATTGCCATTGATGGCTTATTATTTTTCTGAGATTTCAGTTATTTCATTTTTGACAAACATAGTTGCTGTACCAGTTGCAGGTGCTGTTGTGCCGGCTGGACTACTGTATTGTCTATTTTTGGTTTTCAATGCGAATATACTACTGCTTAAAGTCCTGTTAGAAGTCTCTGTAAAGGCGCTAATGTACCTTTCAAAGCTGTCTCATGTTGGATTTTCGCATGTAAAGGTCATTTTATGGGATGAGAAGCTAATATTTTGTTACTATCTTGTTGTGGCATCATTAATTTTTAGAAAATTTATAAACAGGCAACTAAAATATGTAATTTATTTAAGTATTTGTGGACTGCTTGTAGCATTTATCTTACAGACACTTATAAATTACAACAGACTTACTATAAACGTGATAGACGTGGGGCAGGGGGACAGTAGCCTTATTACATACAAGGAATTTTCAATGCTGATTGACACAGGGCCTGAATATGAAGATTTCAGCAGCTTGAAAAGAATTGTTCTTCCGTATATACTCAAAAGAGGAGTAGCAAAACTTGATGTTTTAGTCTTGACACACAAGCACAGTGACCATATTGGAGACTTTGAGTATCTGCTTGATGAGATGAAAGTGGACAGAATTGTAACATCAAAAGAGGTCTATTTTGAAAATGCTCAAAAGTTCAAAGGGCAAAAGGTTGTGTTAGTAGATAGCTTGAAAGTTTATCGCTACAAGGATTTAAAAGCCTATTTTATCCCACCGGTAGAAGAAGATGAAAATAGTTCTGTTGTTGTGAAGCTGACCCTTGGCAATTTTTCTATGCTATTTACAGGTGATGCCTCATATGAGTCTGAAAAGGAATACGTAAAGAAATATAACTTGCAGACAAAGGTCTTAAAGGTGGGACACCATGGAAGCAGCACAGCAACATCCGAAGAGTTTTTGGAAAATGTAAAGCCAACATTTGCAGTAATTTCTGTAGGGAAAGACAACATCTTTGGGCATCCTTCGAATGAGGTCTTACAAAGACTCAAAGACAGAAATATTAAGGTGTATAGAACAGATTTAAATGGAACCATAGACATTATAGTTGACAAAAATAAGATGATGGTAAATCCGTATATTGTGAGGTGA
- the holA gene encoding DNA polymerase III subunit delta, which translates to MAEKTKEIIKELNSQLLKKDFKKIYLFYGQEIFLIDEYTKRFSHAIVGGNLNNIVRFDGETANYNDIINEMFSISFDLEPRVLIFKNFFKYASTNSSLNLSSIIDNLKNFKSDSTYIIFKEYETKENKLFSGLKQIAFSAEFVQPSMPDLVKWVQNVMSKEGKTISDNMAQEIILHYNKDMMLIYNYLQVLISYLGKRSKVTHDDILKTLTDNPQDHIFQMLDAFATKDLESGYKYLRELYQLRTSVSKILALILRHFKILGMLKEMQETNKKQIAKQLGILEFFVDKYKKQAETFTLDKIKTIIQKTIECEYMIKRGQIDDETALEMLLYQIVK; encoded by the coding sequence ATGGCTGAGAAAACAAAAGAGATTATAAAAGAATTAAATTCGCAACTATTGAAAAAAGATTTTAAGAAGATTTACCTTTTTTATGGACAAGAAATATTTTTGATTGATGAATATACCAAGCGTTTTAGCCATGCCATAGTTGGTGGGAATTTGAACAACATAGTAAGATTTGACGGCGAAACTGCAAATTATAACGATATAATAAACGAAATGTTTTCAATATCTTTTGATTTAGAGCCAAGAGTGCTAATCTTTAAAAACTTTTTCAAGTATGCATCTACAAACTCCAGCTTAAATCTTTCTTCTATCATAGATAATCTCAAGAATTTTAAAAGTGACAGTACTTATATAATCTTTAAAGAATACGAAACAAAAGAAAACAAGTTATTTTCCGGCCTCAAACAAATAGCATTTTCTGCGGAGTTTGTGCAGCCTTCTATGCCAGATTTAGTAAAGTGGGTTCAAAATGTAATGTCTAAAGAAGGAAAAACAATCTCAGATAATATGGCCCAGGAGATTATTCTTCATTACAACAAAGATATGATGCTTATTTATAACTATTTACAAGTTCTCATTTCATATCTTGGCAAAAGAAGCAAGGTTACTCATGATGATATATTAAAGACCTTGACAGACAACCCACAAGACCATATATTCCAGATGCTTGATGCTTTTGCGACAAAAGATTTAGAAAGTGGGTATAAGTATTTAAGAGAGCTGTATCAGCTCAGGACAAGTGTCAGCAAGATTTTGGCTTTGATTTTGCGACATTTTAAGATACTTGGGATGTTAAAAGAGATGCAGGAGACAAACAAAAAACAGATTGCAAAGCAGCTTGGCATTCTAGAGTTCTTTGTTGACAAGTACAAAAAACAAGCAGAAACCTTTACCCTTGATAAAATAAAAACTATAATTCAAAAGACCATAGAATGCGAGTACATGATAAAAAGAGGGCAAATTGATGATGAGACAGCGCTTGAAATGCTTTTGTATCAAATTGTAAAATAA
- the rpsT gene encoding 30S ribosomal protein S20 has translation MANTKSAKKKIKVIRRRTIENKIQKFKMKKAIKEVKKALLSGDIEKAKELYSKAAKLIDQTAAKGVIHKNNASRKKSRLMKLINKYAALSSPQPESKAQ, from the coding sequence TTGGCAAACACAAAGTCTGCTAAAAAGAAGATAAAGGTTATAAGACGTAGAACTATTGAAAATAAGATTCAAAAATTTAAAATGAAAAAGGCTATAAAAGAGGTCAAAAAAGCACTGCTTAGCGGTGACATCGAAAAGGCAAAAGAACTTTACTCAAAAGCTGCAAAGCTCATTGACCAAACAGCTGCAAAAGGCGTAATTCATAAGAACAATGCTTCAAGAAAGAAATCAAGACTTATGAAACTAATCAACAAGTACGCTGCTCTGTCTTCACCACAGCCAGAATCAAAAGCTCAATAA
- a CDS encoding L-lactate dehydrogenase has translation MRKPGKIVIIGTGFVGASTAFALVDAGLATELVLIDVNRAKAEGEAMDLNHGISFVKPVKIWAGDYEDCKDADIIIITAGANQKPGETRLDLTYKNAQITKSIVENIIKYTQDAILLMVTNPVDVLTYVMYKVSGLPKNQIIGSGTVLDSSRFRYLLAQHCQVDVRNVHAYILGEHGDSEIAAWSLTNIGGVNFMQECLLCGKNCSPEVKEQIFNKVKNAAYEIIERKGATYYAIALAVRRIVEAIIRDENSILPVSSIVDDVYGVKDVAISLPAIVNKSGVVKVFDIPLTDEEKEKLKNSAQVIKSVIESLRL, from the coding sequence ATGAGAAAACCGGGTAAAATTGTTATAATTGGAACTGGCTTTGTAGGCGCATCAACTGCTTTTGCTCTTGTAGATGCCGGGCTTGCAACAGAACTTGTTTTAATTGACGTAAACCGTGCAAAAGCCGAAGGTGAAGCAATGGATTTAAATCATGGAATATCATTTGTAAAACCCGTCAAGATATGGGCAGGCGATTATGAGGATTGCAAAGATGCTGATATAATAATAATTACTGCTGGTGCCAACCAAAAGCCTGGTGAAACAAGGCTTGATTTGACTTATAAAAATGCACAAATTACAAAGTCGATAGTTGAAAATATTATCAAATATACGCAGGATGCAATACTTTTAATGGTCACTAACCCTGTTGATGTTCTCACGTATGTAATGTATAAAGTTTCAGGTCTGCCAAAAAATCAAATTATAGGCTCTGGAACAGTCTTAGACTCATCGCGATTCAGATACCTTTTGGCACAGCACTGCCAGGTTGATGTGAGAAATGTTCATGCATATATATTGGGTGAACATGGAGACAGTGAAATTGCTGCCTGGTCTCTTACAAACATAGGCGGCGTGAATTTTATGCAGGAGTGTCTATTGTGCGGGAAAAATTGCTCACCTGAAGTAAAAGAGCAAATATTTAATAAAGTAAAAAACGCTGCATATGAAATAATTGAAAGAAAAGGAGCAACATATTACGCCATTGCATTGGCTGTTAGAAGAATTGTTGAAGCTATAATCAGAGATGAAAATTCTATACTACCTGTATCATCAATAGTTGATGACGTATATGGTGTAAAAGACGTTGCAATTTCCCTTCCTGCAATTGTCAACAAAAGTGGAGTTGTAAAAGTATTTGATATTCCTCTGACAGATGAGGAAAAAGAAAAGCTCAAAAACTCTGCTCAGGTAATAAAAAGTGTGATAGAGTCTTTAAGACTATAA
- a CDS encoding ABC transporter permease, with protein MARYIIKRILWSIVSLFVIITVTFFLMRMIPGGPFTGEKTLPEQILQNLNEKYGLNKPLAVQYVKYLNSLLHGDLGISMRNQGRTVNEIIAETFPVSAKVGILAIILSLLIGIPLGIWSAVHQGKWQDNLSMVIATIFITIPGFVLAVILMYIFGVKLQLVPIMGLDEPRSYILPVVTLAAYPISFIARLIRSSMLESLSQDYIRTARAKGLSDFIVIYKHALKNSLIPVVTYLGPLIAGILTGSFVVEKIFSIPGMGRFYVDSISNRDYSLVMGTTIFYAAFLIFMNLIVDIIYVFIDPRIKLED; from the coding sequence GTGGCAAGATACATAATCAAAAGGATATTGTGGTCTATTGTATCGTTATTCGTAATAATTACAGTAACATTTTTCCTTATGAGAATGATACCAGGTGGTCCGTTCACAGGTGAAAAGACTTTGCCTGAGCAGATTTTGCAAAACCTGAACGAAAAATATGGACTCAACAAACCACTTGCAGTCCAGTATGTTAAGTATTTAAATAGCCTTTTGCACGGCGATTTGGGAATCTCAATGAGAAATCAGGGCAGAACTGTCAATGAAATTATCGCAGAGACATTTCCTGTTTCTGCAAAGGTAGGTATTTTAGCGATAATCTTAAGCCTGTTGATAGGGATACCTCTTGGTATTTGGTCAGCTGTGCATCAAGGAAAGTGGCAAGACAATTTGTCGATGGTGATAGCTACAATTTTCATTACAATACCTGGATTTGTGCTTGCTGTGATTTTGATGTATATCTTTGGCGTAAAGCTTCAGCTTGTTCCTATTATGGGGTTAGATGAGCCAAGAAGCTATATTCTACCTGTTGTGACTCTGGCAGCATATCCAATATCCTTTATTGCAAGGCTTATTCGAAGCAGTATGCTTGAAAGTTTATCACAGGACTATATAAGGACTGCACGAGCGAAAGGACTTTCAGATTTCATAGTCATATACAAACATGCTCTGAAAAACTCTTTGATTCCTGTTGTAACATACTTAGGTCCTTTAATTGCAGGAATACTCACTGGTAGTTTTGTTGTTGAAAAGATTTTCTCAATCCCAGGAATGGGGAGGTTCTATGTTGATAGTATATCTAACAGGGACTATTCGCTTGTGATGGGAACCACAATATTTTATGCAGCATTTTTGATATTTATGAACCTAATTGTTGACATTATCTACGTATTTATAGACCCGCGTATAAAACTTGAGGACTGA
- a CDS encoding ABC transporter permease, whose protein sequence is MENISKELFVPVTKEERQQETIVRPSMSYWQDAWRRLKANKVAMASMWAIVFFVLLAIIGPIVMPYRYDQQIRGHEALPPSLTHLFGTDELGRDLFVRCLYGMRISLSIGIVATIINIVIGVLYGGISGYIGGKVDNIMMRIVDILYSIPLMIYVILLSVSLKPALEDLFDKYSFLSGLQTVGAPLVCIYIALGLTYWISMARIVRGEILSLKQQEYVTAAKTIGASGWRILLRHLIPNSMGSIIVTATLQIPSAIFTESFLSFIGLGVDAPVPSLGSLASDGVNGFISYPYRLFFPSLLLCLIILAFNLFGDGLRDALDPRMRK, encoded by the coding sequence ATGGAGAATATATCAAAAGAGCTTTTTGTTCCGGTTACAAAAGAAGAAAGACAGCAGGAGACTATTGTCAGGCCAAGCATGAGCTACTGGCAGGATGCATGGAGAAGACTTAAGGCTAATAAAGTAGCAATGGCATCAATGTGGGCAATAGTATTTTTTGTATTGCTTGCTATTATTGGTCCGATTGTTATGCCATATAGATATGATCAGCAAATTAGAGGGCATGAAGCCTTGCCGCCATCGCTTACTCATTTATTTGGAACCGATGAGCTTGGCAGAGATTTGTTTGTAAGATGCTTGTATGGTATGAGAATCTCTCTTTCCATAGGGATTGTTGCCACAATTATAAATATTGTAATTGGTGTTTTATATGGAGGAATCTCAGGTTATATAGGTGGCAAAGTGGACAACATAATGATGAGAATAGTTGATATCCTGTACAGTATACCTTTGATGATTTACGTAATTCTTCTTTCAGTATCGTTAAAGCCTGCTTTGGAAGATCTTTTTGATAAGTATTCATTTTTGAGCGGACTTCAGACAGTGGGTGCACCACTTGTTTGTATATACATTGCATTGGGACTTACTTACTGGATTTCGATGGCGAGGATTGTGCGTGGCGAGATACTCAGCCTAAAACAGCAAGAGTATGTTACAGCCGCAAAGACAATTGGTGCAAGTGGTTGGAGGATTTTGCTCAGGCACCTGATTCCAAACAGCATGGGGTCAATTATAGTCACTGCTACACTGCAGATTCCAAGTGCTATTTTTACTGAGTCTTTCTTGAGCTTTATTGGTCTTGGTGTTGACGCACCTGTTCCATCGCTTGGTTCTTTAGCATCAGACGGTGTGAATGGCTTTATATCGTATCCATATAGGTTATTTTTCCCATCGCTTTTGTTGTGTTTGATTATACTTGCATTCAACTTATTTGGGGATGGGCTCAGAGATGCACTTGACCCACGAATGAGAAAGTAA
- a CDS encoding ABC transporter ATP-binding protein, which produces MAEKLLEVKNLKTSFFTHVGEIKAVNDVSFDVYEGQTVGIVGESGSGKSVTSMSIMRLIAPPGKIVDGQIIFEGKDILKLSEKEMRDIRGNKISMIFQDPMTSLNPVFTIGNQLIEAIKIHNKVSTAQAKKRAVEMLKLVGIPSPERRLSQYPHEFSGGMRQRVMIAMALSCNPKLLIADEPTTALDVTIQAQILDLLKKLQQQLKMSIILITHDLGVVADICQKVIVMYGGIIVEEGTVDDIFYNPKHPYTWGLLRSVPKMHLGLKKRLVPIEGQPPDLLKPPKGCPFAPRCEYAMRVCLEVRPPLFEVEDGHMSRCWLNHQYAPQSLLEKAKAANE; this is translated from the coding sequence TTGGCTGAAAAATTGTTAGAAGTAAAGAACCTAAAAACATCATTTTTTACACATGTTGGAGAAATAAAGGCAGTAAACGATGTTTCGTTTGATGTATATGAGGGGCAGACTGTAGGTATTGTAGGTGAATCTGGAAGCGGTAAAAGTGTTACCTCAATGTCCATCATGAGACTTATTGCACCGCCTGGAAAAATAGTTGACGGTCAGATTATATTTGAAGGTAAGGATATACTGAAGCTTTCTGAAAAAGAGATGAGGGACATAAGAGGAAACAAAATCAGTATGATATTTCAGGACCCGATGACCTCATTGAATCCTGTTTTTACAATTGGAAATCAGCTAATAGAAGCAATAAAGATACACAACAAAGTTTCAACAGCTCAGGCTAAAAAAAGAGCGGTTGAGATGTTAAAATTAGTTGGTATTCCGAGTCCTGAGCGAAGACTTTCGCAGTACCCTCACGAGTTTTCTGGTGGTATGCGCCAGAGAGTTATGATAGCAATGGCTCTTTCGTGCAACCCAAAACTTTTGATTGCAGATGAGCCAACAACTGCGCTTGACGTTACAATCCAGGCCCAGATATTAGACCTTTTAAAAAAACTTCAACAGCAGCTTAAGATGTCAATTATACTTATTACTCATGACCTTGGTGTTGTGGCAGACATATGTCAAAAGGTAATTGTAATGTATGGTGGAATTATTGTAGAGGAAGGAACTGTTGATGATATATTTTACAACCCAAAGCATCCGTATACATGGGGGCTTTTGAGGTCTGTTCCCAAGATGCATTTAGGGCTTAAAAAAAGGCTTGTGCCAATAGAAGGACAGCCACCAGATTTATTAAAGCCGCCGAAAGGATGTCCGTTTGCGCCAAGATGTGAATATGCAATGAGAGTGTGTTTGGAAGTAAGACCACCACTTTTCGAAGTTGAGGATGGCCATATGTCAAGGTGCTGGCTTAATCACCAGTATGCTCCGCAGAGCTTGCTGGAAAAGGCAAAAGCTGCAAATGAATAA
- a CDS encoding ABC transporter ATP-binding protein produces MNEVLIEVKNLKKYFPVKMGLGKKAYIKAVDDVSFFIKKGETLGLVGESGCGKSTTGRTIIRLYEPTSGQIIFKGEDITKKDMLPYRKSMQMIFQDPYASLNPRMTVGDIIGEPLEIHNIAKGNEKKERVQELLRLVGLSSEHASRYPHEFSGGQRQRIGIARALAVEPEFIICDEPISALDVSIQAQIVNMLEDLQQQLGLTYLFIAHDLSMVKHISSRVGVMYLGKLVELAESNELYSNPLHPYTQALLSAIPIPDPKISRERTRIILEGDVPSPLNPPSGCRFRTRCRYAFDRCKEEEPVLKDVGSGHYVACHLMDRK; encoded by the coding sequence TTGAATGAGGTTTTGATTGAAGTAAAAAATCTAAAAAAATATTTTCCAGTAAAGATGGGATTGGGGAAAAAAGCGTATATAAAAGCGGTGGATGATGTAAGCTTCTTTATAAAAAAGGGTGAGACACTGGGACTCGTTGGTGAAAGCGGCTGCGGTAAGTCTACAACAGGAAGAACCATCATAAGGCTTTATGAGCCAACAAGCGGGCAGATTATATTCAAAGGAGAAGATATAACAAAAAAGGACATGCTTCCTTATAGAAAATCCATGCAGATGATTTTCCAGGACCCGTATGCCTCACTAAATCCAAGAATGACAGTTGGTGATATTATAGGCGAGCCGCTTGAAATACACAATATTGCTAAGGGGAATGAAAAAAAGGAAAGGGTTCAAGAACTCTTAAGACTTGTAGGACTCAGTAGTGAACACGCAAGCAGATATCCGCACGAGTTTTCTGGAGGACAGAGACAGCGAATTGGAATTGCAAGGGCTTTAGCTGTTGAACCTGAATTTATTATATGCGATGAGCCTATTTCGGCACTTGACGTGTCTATTCAAGCACAGATTGTAAACATGTTAGAGGATTTACAACAGCAACTTGGTTTGACATATTTGTTTATTGCACATGATTTGTCGATGGTAAAACATATAAGCAGCAGAGTAGGAGTAATGTATTTAGGAAAACTTGTAGAACTTGCAGAAAGTAATGAACTATACAGTAATCCTTTGCATCCGTATACACAAGCACTGCTTTCTGCAATACCAATACCTGACCCGAAAATTTCAAGGGAAAGAACAAGGATTATATTGGAGGGTGATGTTCCAAGCCCTCTAAATCCTCCAAGTGGTTGCAGGTTTAGAACAAGATGCAGGTATGCGTTTGACAGGTGCAAAGAGGAAGAACCAGTACTTAAGGATGTAGGTTCTGGTCATTACGTAGCCTGCCATTTGATGGACAGAAAATAA
- a CDS encoding peptide ABC transporter substrate-binding protein — MKKRIIAAFILVVFLVTGLFLSSNYRGAEAASSKQVFTYINGAEPRYLDPALNTAADAANIIINVFEGLTRVNVKGETVPGMAEKWTVSKDGLTYTFYIRKNAKWSDGKPVTAYDFEYAWKRALDPKTASEYAYQLFYIKNGQKFNEGKAKASDVGVKALNATTLQVTLEAPTPYFLDLTNFPTYFPVRKDIVEKYGDKWATDPKTYIGNGPFIMTKWVHKSYIEFKKNPNYWDAKSITLEKIVYKLSEDDKANLMAYEAGQVDGAESVPTDEIPRLIREKKMKIWPLLGTYYYDVNCKVKPFNDKRVRQALSLAIDRTYIVENIGKLGQKPATGFVPYGIKGISKGFRDESGHFLPVKADLAKAKKLLAEAGYPNGKGFPEIEIIYNTSEGHKKIAEAIQNMWQQLGIKVKLSNMDWKVLLERRHKKDYMVARDGWLGDYVDPMTFLDLFTSYSDNNNTNWSNPKYDELVIKAKKTSDRKQRMQYMMQAEKILMQDYAIIPIYFYVKGHVLRDYVKNYYISPLGFNYFMYAKIEK; from the coding sequence ATGAAGAAACGTATTATTGCTGCCTTTATTTTGGTTGTGTTCCTTGTGACAGGGTTATTTCTGAGCTCAAATTACAGAGGTGCAGAAGCTGCTTCATCAAAACAGGTTTTCACTTACATCAATGGTGCTGAACCAAGATACCTTGACCCAGCACTCAATACTGCCGCTGATGCTGCAAATATTATAATCAACGTTTTTGAAGGTTTGACAAGAGTAAATGTAAAGGGCGAAACTGTTCCTGGCATGGCTGAAAAATGGACAGTTTCAAAGGACGGACTTACTTATACATTTTATATAAGAAAGAATGCAAAGTGGTCAGATGGAAAACCTGTTACAGCATACGATTTTGAGTATGCATGGAAAAGAGCTTTGGACCCAAAAACAGCATCTGAATATGCATACCAGCTTTTCTATATCAAAAATGGTCAGAAATTTAATGAAGGTAAAGCAAAAGCGTCTGATGTTGGGGTAAAAGCTTTGAATGCTACAACTTTACAGGTTACTTTGGAAGCACCTACGCCATACTTCTTAGATCTAACAAACTTTCCAACATACTTCCCAGTAAGAAAAGATATAGTTGAAAAGTATGGTGACAAATGGGCAACAGATCCAAAGACGTATATTGGTAATGGTCCATTTATTATGACAAAATGGGTACACAAATCATATATTGAGTTTAAGAAGAATCCAAATTACTGGGATGCAAAATCTATAACACTTGAAAAGATTGTATACAAGCTTTCGGAGGACGATAAAGCAAACCTTATGGCATATGAAGCTGGTCAGGTTGACGGTGCAGAGTCTGTGCCAACTGACGAGATTCCAAGATTAATTAGAGAAAAGAAAATGAAGATATGGCCACTCCTTGGCACATATTACTATGATGTAAACTGTAAGGTAAAACCATTTAATGACAAGAGAGTAAGACAAGCTCTTTCGCTTGCAATTGACAGAACATACATCGTAGAAAATATTGGTAAGCTTGGACAAAAGCCAGCCACAGGCTTTGTGCCATATGGTATAAAAGGTATTTCTAAAGGTTTTAGAGACGAATCAGGACACTTTTTACCAGTAAAAGCTGATTTAGCAAAAGCAAAGAAACTTTTAGCAGAAGCTGGATATCCAAACGGAAAAGGCTTCCCAGAAATAGAGATTATCTATAATACAAGCGAAGGACATAAGAAGATCGCTGAAGCTATTCAAAATATGTGGCAGCAACTTGGGATAAAGGTAAAACTTTCTAACATGGACTGGAAAGTTCTGTTAGAAAGAAGACACAAGAAAGACTACATGGTTGCAAGAGACGGCTGGCTTGGCGACTATGTTGATCCAATGACATTCTTGGACTTGTTCACATCATACAGCGATAACAACAACACTAACTGGAGCAATCCAAAATATGATGAGCTTGTAATAAAAGCAAAGAAGACCTCAGATAGAAAGCAGAGAATGCAGTATATGATGCAGGCAGAGAAGATTTTGATGCAAGACTATGCAATTATTCCAATTTACTTCTATGTAAAAGGTCATGTACTCAGAGACTATGTAAAGAACTATTACATTTCTCCGCTTGGATTTAACTACTTCATGTATGCTAAGATTGAAAAGTAA